A window of the Streptomyces sp. Ag109_O5-10 genome harbors these coding sequences:
- a CDS encoding TIGR03767 family metallophosphoesterase, whose translation MSRTRSVATSAARKDREAPEINRRTVLAAAGAVSLSAGIGYALRPTDSEAAAAAAAEQPVAEGRKAPAAALAPYTKGTTLASVAAPRNSSGYQRLGDGAGWTRVLRSDLAAARPGRENRRTALAAFVQFTDLHLMDVQHPLRLEYVRVHDRHAWRPHEALTVPGAVSLVERVNALRGAPVTGSPLHFVMTTGDNTDNNAHSELEWFMKVMSGGRITPNTGDPHHYEGVQNSGMKLYWQASSTVRDQDKSVGFPHLAGYLAAAIREVRSPGLNLPWYSTVGNHDALPLGCFGSHADPYLAEAAVAGKKLMSVGDAEAKKLQDTIRTAQDPKGSGYRDFLKAHARSMRSVTGDERRAPYTPADYLKAHLDPAYQGLGPVGHGYSSANLAAGTQYYAFRVSDDVIGISLDTTDAGGHYDGSVGTVQLAWLEKTLKENKDSYAVVFSHHTSKSMTNTRPDPAHPGDRRHTGTELVTLLNRHANVLAWVNGHIHRNLITPHKASNGNSFWEITTASHVDHPQLARIVELVDNKDGTISLFTTLIESAAPHRTDFADLSQTGLAALYRELAFNAPGAGKALAGNTTDRNTELVLRKA comes from the coding sequence ATGTCGCGCACACGCTCTGTCGCCACCTCCGCGGCCCGCAAGGACCGCGAGGCACCGGAGATCAACCGCCGTACCGTGCTCGCCGCCGCCGGAGCCGTCTCGCTCTCCGCGGGCATCGGCTACGCACTGCGCCCCACCGACAGCGAGGCCGCCGCGGCCGCGGCCGCGGAACAGCCGGTCGCCGAGGGCCGCAAGGCCCCCGCGGCCGCCCTCGCCCCGTACACCAAGGGCACCACCCTCGCCTCCGTCGCCGCGCCCCGCAACAGCTCCGGCTACCAGCGGCTCGGCGACGGCGCCGGCTGGACGCGCGTGCTGCGCTCCGACCTGGCCGCCGCCAGGCCCGGCCGGGAGAACCGCCGTACCGCCCTCGCCGCGTTCGTGCAGTTCACCGACCTGCACCTGATGGACGTCCAGCACCCGCTGCGCCTGGAGTACGTGCGCGTCCACGACCGGCACGCCTGGCGCCCGCACGAGGCGCTCACCGTGCCCGGCGCGGTCTCGCTCGTCGAGCGGGTCAACGCGCTGCGCGGCGCCCCGGTCACCGGCTCGCCGCTGCACTTCGTGATGACGACCGGCGACAACACCGACAACAACGCCCACTCCGAACTGGAGTGGTTCATGAAGGTGATGAGCGGCGGCCGGATCACCCCCAACACCGGTGACCCCCACCACTACGAAGGCGTCCAGAACAGCGGGATGAAGCTGTACTGGCAGGCCTCCTCGACCGTCCGCGACCAGGACAAGTCGGTCGGCTTCCCGCACCTCGCGGGCTACCTGGCCGCCGCGATCCGCGAGGTGCGGAGCCCCGGCCTCAACCTGCCCTGGTACTCCACGGTCGGCAACCACGACGCCCTGCCGCTCGGCTGCTTCGGCTCGCACGCCGACCCCTACCTGGCCGAGGCCGCGGTCGCCGGCAAGAAGCTGATGTCGGTCGGCGACGCCGAGGCCAAGAAGCTCCAGGACACCATCCGCACCGCCCAGGACCCGAAGGGCAGCGGCTACCGCGACTTCCTCAAGGCACACGCCCGCTCGATGCGCTCGGTCACCGGGGACGAGAGGCGCGCCCCCTACACCCCCGCGGACTACCTCAAGGCCCACCTGGACCCGGCCTACCAGGGCCTCGGTCCGGTCGGCCACGGCTACTCCAGCGCCAACCTGGCCGCGGGCACCCAGTACTACGCCTTCCGCGTCTCCGACGACGTCATCGGCATCAGCCTGGACACGACGGACGCGGGCGGCCACTACGACGGATCGGTCGGCACGGTCCAGCTCGCCTGGCTGGAGAAGACCCTGAAGGAGAACAAGGACTCCTACGCGGTCGTCTTCAGCCACCACACCAGCAAGTCGATGACCAACACCCGTCCCGACCCGGCGCACCCGGGCGACCGCCGGCACACCGGCACCGAGCTGGTCACCCTGCTCAACCGCCACGCCAACGTGCTGGCCTGGGTGAACGGCCACATCCACCGCAACCTCATCACCCCGCACAAGGCCTCCAACGGCAACTCCTTCTGGGAGATCACCACCGCCTCGCACGTCGACCACCCGCAGCTGGCGCGGATCGTCGAGCTGGTGGACAACAAGGACGGCACGATCTCGCTCTTCACCACGCTGATCGAGTCCGCCGCCCCGCACCGCACCGACTTCGCCGACCTCTCCCAGACCGGCCTCGCCGCCCTCTACCGGGAACTCGCCTTCAACGCCCCCGGCGCCGGCAAGGCCCTCGCCGGAAACACGACGGACCGGAACACGGAGCTGGTCCTGAGGAAGGCCTGA
- a CDS encoding NUDIX hydrolase — MREKLRVAAYAVCVRDGQILLARSPADDGTPEWVLPGGGMEHGEDPYDTVRRELMEETGYRIEVTGLLGIDSNRVRFPRAGLRRPATDHHGVRILYTGEIVGGELRNEIGGSTDMAAWQDLDAVPSLRRVPLIDVALRLWRERPAAGRFAEERS; from the coding sequence GTGCGCGAGAAGCTCAGGGTGGCGGCCTACGCCGTGTGCGTCCGTGACGGTCAGATCCTGCTCGCCCGGTCACCGGCCGACGACGGCACACCCGAGTGGGTGCTGCCCGGCGGCGGCATGGAACACGGCGAGGACCCCTACGACACCGTCCGCCGCGAACTCATGGAGGAGACCGGCTACCGCATCGAGGTCACCGGCCTGCTCGGTATCGACTCGAACCGCGTCCGCTTCCCCCGCGCGGGTCTGCGGCGCCCCGCCACCGACCACCACGGCGTGCGGATCCTCTACACCGGCGAGATCGTCGGCGGCGAACTCAGGAACGAGATCGGCGGCTCGACCGACATGGCCGCCTGGCAGGACCTCGACGCCGTGCCGTCCCTCAGGCGCGTCCCGCTGATCGACGTCGCCCTGCGGCTGTGGCGGGAGCGGCCGGCCGCCGGGCGGTTCGCGGAAGAGCGGTCGTAG